In Sphingomonas sp. R1, a single genomic region encodes these proteins:
- a CDS encoding glucokinase translates to MSEQAIVADVGRTALRIGITDATCSLVSESVRTLSPEAEPTVSGAISGLAREHGLVGGRIPLAIAVSGMPRGDMISVTNGRWRISRPGLTAMLQREPLILNDFAANAWAISDRRDHFLECLCGGQLDPQRPGTYCIIGIGSGLGVALMARDASGRVTVMPTEAGHCAYPSGLLEVMAGASALRATGGFTSAESILSAGGLLAAYTATAVSAGAKPSTSDPKEVIRRAIGAVDEHAVVALRTWCSALWYFAGNMTLAYGALDGVILTGSVSASLKKMLAREELARHFVVPGPYQKQLAMVPRALSTLLHPELAGAAVALRTSLTAHEVR, encoded by the coding sequence ATGTCCGAGCAAGCGATCGTTGCAGACGTAGGCCGAACCGCACTGCGCATCGGAATCACGGACGCTACCTGCTCGCTGGTGAGTGAAAGCGTTCGCACGCTCTCTCCTGAGGCGGAACCTACAGTTTCTGGCGCCATAAGCGGGCTTGCGAGGGAGCACGGCCTGGTCGGCGGTCGCATTCCGCTGGCAATCGCCGTCTCGGGAATGCCGCGCGGCGACATGATCTCCGTGACCAACGGCCGCTGGCGCATATCTCGACCGGGTCTCACGGCCATGCTACAGCGCGAGCCTCTGATACTGAACGACTTCGCTGCGAACGCCTGGGCCATCAGCGATAGGCGTGATCATTTCCTCGAGTGCCTCTGCGGTGGGCAACTGGATCCGCAGCGACCGGGCACCTACTGCATCATAGGCATAGGCAGTGGTCTCGGCGTTGCGCTGATGGCTAGAGATGCATCAGGGCGTGTGACCGTCATGCCCACGGAAGCCGGCCACTGCGCTTATCCCTCCGGCCTGCTCGAAGTCATGGCGGGCGCATCCGCGCTGCGGGCCACGGGAGGCTTTACCTCGGCGGAGTCCATTCTCTCTGCGGGCGGCCTTCTGGCAGCGTACACGGCCACCGCAGTCTCTGCCGGCGCGAAGCCCTCCACCTCTGATCCGAAGGAGGTGATCCGGCGGGCGATCGGCGCGGTTGACGAGCATGCGGTCGTTGCGCTCAGGACCTGGTGTTCGGCGCTCTGGTATTTCGCGGGCAACATGACGCTGGCCTACGGAGCGCTGGATGGCGTGATCCTGACCGGTAGCGTGTCGGCGTCCCTGAAGAAGATGCTTGCGCGGGAGGAGCTGGCCAGACACTTCGTCGTACCCGGCCCCTATCAGAAGCAGCTAGCAATGGTGCCTCGTGCGCTATCGACCCTCCTGCATCCCGAGCTCGCCGGGGCCGCGGTCGCGTTGCGGACCTCATTGACCGCGCACGAAGTGCGATGA
- a CDS encoding response regulator, with amino-acid sequence MTSSATGPEPYSDIFVGDGEMARLMRTHDWSATALGDPAAWPNGLKVALRLLLTSRFEMWLGWGPDINFFYNDAYRPTLGIKHPNSLAVPTRVLWAEIWDDIKERLATVYERGEATWDRALLLLLERNGYTEETYHTFSYSPLIGDTGAVEGVFCAVSEETDRVISERRLASLRELASGLARAQVRGDVLDAVRSGLSRNLHDLPFSIVYLFDDAMVPELAATAGIAADAAHCDPRFWRLDRSAGLDKIIVEDAPAGLPQGAWNRSPSKVAIVPLPGQAGGRARGVMVVGLNAFRPAEEQYLSFLDLLAGQIAAGLASAEAMELRTRERDRVRDLFQQAPSFMCILAGPELRFELVNDAYLQLVGHRDLIGLPVREALPEIEGQGFFELLENVFSTGKPFVGRNMPVTIQRGSGAPPEARFVHLVYQPIVEPNGSVYGIFVDGYDVTHQKRAEDQLHQLNETLEHRVTERTRELRAALERLHHEASEREVAERALRQSQKLEALGKLTGGVAHDFNNLLQVVSGNLQLLSRDVAGNDRAEKRVENAMAGVTRGAKLASQLLAFGRRQPLEPKVVNLGRLVRNMDDLLRRAIGEDIEIETVVSGGLWNTLIDPGQIENAILNLAINARDAMPDGGRLTIEASNAFLDDEYARQHDDVKAGQYVMIAVTDTGSGIPKAILEQVFEPFFSTKPEGKGTGLGLSMVHGLVKQSGGHLKVYSEVGEGTTIKLYLPRETQEEDVLTDISAAPVRGGSETVLVVEDDDGVRETAVALLSELGYRVLKARDAMSALNVIESGIPIDLLFTDVVMPGPLRSPELARKAKERLPNVGVLFTSGYTENAIVHHGRLDPGVELLSKPYSREALARKVRHVLGNQAQRNDLQTSNATRAQVTTEAGVGHSKPLGCTILLVEDDDLIRSNAAEVLAGAGFSIVEAASAESAEQLLDASGIDILLTDVGLPGKSGVELARSAVARFPQLRVMFACGDDSRISEVVEDATILLKPYKAEELLSSAMKAWKRANQ; translated from the coding sequence TTGACCAGTTCTGCCACCGGCCCGGAGCCCTATAGCGACATCTTCGTCGGCGACGGCGAGATGGCGCGGCTGATGCGCACTCACGATTGGAGTGCCACCGCACTTGGTGATCCCGCCGCGTGGCCAAATGGCCTGAAGGTCGCACTCCGCCTGCTGCTCACGTCGCGCTTCGAGATGTGGCTCGGTTGGGGCCCGGACATCAACTTCTTCTACAACGATGCCTACCGTCCCACGCTCGGGATCAAGCATCCAAACTCGCTGGCAGTTCCCACACGCGTGCTCTGGGCTGAAATCTGGGACGACATCAAGGAACGCCTGGCGACCGTATACGAGCGGGGCGAAGCAACCTGGGACCGCGCGCTGCTGCTGCTTCTCGAGCGTAACGGCTATACCGAGGAAACGTACCACACCTTCTCCTACAGCCCGCTGATCGGCGACACGGGAGCTGTCGAAGGGGTCTTCTGCGCGGTTTCCGAAGAAACAGATCGCGTGATCAGCGAGCGGCGTCTCGCCTCTCTGCGTGAGCTTGCGAGCGGGCTGGCGCGGGCCCAGGTCCGAGGTGACGTGCTGGACGCAGTGCGGTCAGGGCTTTCTCGTAACCTCCACGACCTACCCTTCAGCATCGTGTACCTGTTCGATGATGCCATGGTGCCTGAGCTCGCAGCCACTGCAGGGATTGCAGCCGATGCCGCGCACTGCGATCCTCGCTTTTGGCGGCTGGACCGCAGCGCAGGTCTCGACAAGATTATCGTGGAGGATGCCCCAGCCGGCCTGCCGCAGGGAGCGTGGAACAGGTCTCCGTCTAAGGTCGCCATCGTTCCACTCCCCGGCCAAGCAGGAGGAAGAGCGCGTGGGGTCATGGTCGTGGGCCTCAATGCCTTCCGACCGGCGGAAGAGCAGTACCTGAGCTTCCTCGATCTCCTGGCAGGGCAGATCGCCGCCGGGCTGGCGAGCGCCGAAGCGATGGAGCTTCGCACGCGGGAGCGAGACCGCGTTCGCGACCTCTTCCAACAGGCCCCCAGCTTCATGTGCATACTTGCCGGCCCTGAGCTGCGGTTCGAGCTGGTCAACGACGCCTACCTCCAGCTTGTCGGCCATCGCGATCTGATCGGCCTACCCGTCCGCGAGGCGCTCCCGGAGATCGAAGGACAAGGCTTTTTCGAACTGCTCGAGAACGTGTTTTCCACTGGCAAGCCCTTTGTCGGTCGAAACATGCCGGTAACGATCCAGCGAGGCAGTGGCGCGCCTCCCGAGGCTCGCTTCGTTCATCTCGTCTATCAGCCGATCGTCGAGCCGAACGGGTCCGTCTATGGCATCTTCGTCGACGGCTATGACGTGACTCACCAGAAGCGAGCAGAGGATCAACTGCATCAATTGAACGAAACCCTGGAGCACCGGGTCACCGAGCGAACGCGAGAGCTTCGCGCGGCATTGGAGCGTCTGCATCACGAGGCAAGCGAGCGCGAAGTGGCCGAGCGCGCCTTGCGCCAGTCGCAGAAGCTTGAAGCGCTCGGAAAGCTCACCGGCGGCGTCGCGCATGACTTCAACAATCTCCTGCAGGTGGTCAGCGGAAATCTTCAGCTTCTCTCGCGGGACGTCGCTGGCAACGATCGCGCCGAAAAGCGCGTAGAGAACGCAATGGCGGGCGTGACCCGCGGAGCCAAGCTCGCTTCCCAGCTGCTGGCGTTCGGTCGCCGCCAGCCGCTCGAGCCCAAGGTAGTGAACCTGGGGCGGCTGGTTCGAAACATGGATGACCTTCTACGACGAGCGATCGGCGAAGACATCGAGATCGAGACGGTGGTATCCGGCGGACTTTGGAACACCCTGATCGATCCGGGCCAGATCGAGAACGCGATCCTGAACCTGGCGATCAATGCGCGGGATGCCATGCCTGATGGCGGCCGCCTCACGATCGAGGCAAGCAACGCGTTCCTCGACGACGAATATGCCAGGCAGCACGACGACGTGAAGGCCGGGCAGTATGTCATGATCGCGGTCACCGACACAGGGTCGGGTATCCCGAAGGCAATCCTCGAACAGGTGTTTGAGCCCTTCTTCAGCACGAAGCCCGAAGGTAAAGGTACGGGGCTCGGCCTTTCCATGGTCCACGGTCTCGTCAAGCAGAGCGGCGGGCATCTCAAGGTTTACAGCGAAGTCGGCGAGGGCACCACGATAAAGCTCTACCTGCCCCGCGAGACCCAGGAGGAGGATGTTCTCACCGACATCAGCGCTGCTCCCGTTCGTGGCGGATCCGAGACCGTGCTGGTCGTCGAGGACGATGACGGAGTCCGAGAGACCGCCGTCGCGCTTCTCTCGGAGCTTGGTTATCGCGTGCTGAAGGCTCGAGACGCGATGAGCGCGTTGAACGTGATCGAAAGCGGCATACCCATCGATCTGCTGTTCACCGACGTGGTGATGCCCGGGCCACTTCGGAGCCCGGAACTAGCCCGCAAGGCCAAGGAACGGCTGCCGAACGTGGGCGTCCTGTTCACCTCGGGCTATACCGAGAACGCAATCGTGCATCATGGTCGCCTCGATCCGGGCGTGGAGTTGCTCTCGAAGCCCTATTCGCGTGAAGCGCTGGCGCGGAAGGTGCGTCACGTTCTTGGCAACCAGGCGCAGCGCAATGACCTGCAGACGTCCAACGCGACGCGCGCGCAAGTGACCACTGAGGCAGGCGTGGGGCATTCGAAGCCGCTTGGCTGCACCATACTTCTTGTCGAAGATGACGATCTGATCCGATCGAACGCGGCGGAGGTGCTGGCGGGCGCGGGTTTCTCGATCGTAGAGGCGGCGAGCGCGGAAAGCGCTGAGCAGCTATTGGACGCTAGCGGGATCGACATACTTCTCACCGATGTGGGCCTGCCGGGCAAGTCCGGAGTGGAGCTTGCCAGGAGCGCCGTAGCTCGGTTCCCTCAGCTGCGAGTGATGTTTGCCTGCGGCGATGACTCGCGGATCAGCGAGGTCGTGGAAGACGCTACGATATTGCTCAAGCCCTACAAGGCCGAAGAGCTGCTGAGCTCAGCAATGAAGGCATGGAAACGCGCGAATCAGTAG
- a CDS encoding ATP-binding protein has translation MLVATPTLAEAGLAEQQIARAISRMFGSPEEALGAARAAEHEADQDPASGLLATKARWLEGEALSRLDRDAEAEPIAHRALDEARTRWPKTVLHADLLMTWGGIQQNRNHAAVALDAFQQAHNLFRDLHQPRKQAIALVMIASLYNRARDNISALRNFQAALDAYSGDRNLRMSILNNRGNALLDLGRPAAAALEYQQALALAQATGATGLRVPILNNLARAALHQSALVAARRYNDAAFAASVGHEVEYGGNLHALRAQIALRRGAVEEAVTEIEAALALIVDPSSPVWREVHEAAVDIYSRAGRPADALAHLKTLKRIDDEVTKVATDTNTALLAARFDATNQQLRIEKLRTSQANQRARFARDRALFQLLLAGGVLLIAAGGAALLAFALFHIHRSRREVREANRDLATTNVQLSKALAAKREFLATTSHEFRTPLNGILGMSEVLLADDTLGGEARAKISVLQDAGKTMQALVDDVLDMASLDGDEIILERAAFDLRTMLEDCGQRWKAVAAKRGLTFTLDCAECPEKLTGDARRVGQIVHNLLSNAVKFTSEGGVTLTARSASNGRGVEILVVDTGIGIAAAEHALVFRKFYQVDGGTSRAYGGIGVGLALARAFAIAMGGNLTVESSLGMGATFRLLLPGGEPDAVAAVEPASSPTGPQRVLLVEANPLSREVTLHALRQAGFSADAVVSAGAAHAHLAREVTDLMLVNADRAISADLAALLAAARKWKVSATVLLDPDDAFDTPPVNLVGTHQFLAKPIAIKELIERLPLTASRDPDNPTAPSK, from the coding sequence ATGCTGGTCGCAACTCCTACCCTCGCCGAAGCGGGGCTTGCTGAGCAGCAGATCGCCCGAGCCATCAGCCGAATGTTCGGCAGCCCCGAGGAGGCGCTTGGGGCTGCGCGTGCCGCCGAACACGAGGCGGACCAAGATCCTGCAAGTGGGTTGCTCGCCACCAAGGCCCGCTGGCTCGAAGGGGAAGCGTTATCCCGTCTCGATCGGGATGCCGAAGCCGAACCAATAGCCCATCGGGCGCTCGACGAGGCGCGTACTCGCTGGCCGAAGACAGTTCTGCATGCCGATCTGCTGATGACCTGGGGCGGAATCCAGCAAAACCGCAACCATGCTGCCGTAGCGCTCGACGCGTTCCAGCAGGCGCACAATCTCTTTCGCGATCTCCATCAGCCGCGCAAGCAGGCCATAGCACTGGTGATGATAGCCAGCCTCTACAACCGCGCGCGCGATAACATATCGGCTCTACGCAATTTCCAGGCTGCTCTTGATGCCTATTCGGGCGATCGCAACCTGCGCATGTCGATCCTGAACAATCGCGGCAACGCGTTGCTGGACCTGGGCCGCCCCGCCGCCGCGGCGCTAGAATATCAGCAGGCGCTGGCCTTGGCCCAGGCCACGGGGGCGACTGGACTGCGCGTGCCAATCCTCAACAACCTTGCCCGCGCGGCTTTGCACCAAAGCGCTCTGGTCGCCGCACGGCGCTATAACGACGCGGCTTTCGCCGCGAGTGTCGGTCACGAAGTTGAGTATGGCGGCAACCTCCATGCTCTACGCGCGCAGATCGCCCTGCGGCGCGGGGCAGTGGAAGAGGCTGTCACCGAGATCGAGGCAGCGTTGGCGCTTATCGTCGATCCCAGTTCCCCAGTTTGGCGCGAGGTGCATGAGGCGGCAGTGGACATCTACTCCCGTGCCGGACGCCCCGCTGATGCGCTGGCGCATCTCAAGACTCTCAAGCGAATCGACGATGAGGTGACCAAGGTTGCAACCGACACCAACACCGCACTGCTCGCCGCGCGGTTCGACGCGACCAACCAGCAACTTCGCATCGAGAAGTTGCGCACGAGCCAGGCCAACCAGCGTGCCCGCTTCGCCCGGGATCGCGCGTTGTTCCAGCTCCTGCTGGCTGGAGGCGTGCTTCTAATCGCTGCAGGGGGTGCCGCACTGCTTGCCTTCGCGCTGTTTCACATCCATCGAAGCCGTCGCGAAGTGCGCGAAGCGAACCGCGATCTTGCCACCACCAACGTTCAGCTCAGCAAGGCACTCGCAGCCAAGCGTGAATTTCTCGCCACGACCAGCCATGAATTCCGCACTCCTCTGAACGGCATACTGGGCATGAGCGAGGTGCTGCTCGCCGACGATACGCTCGGTGGCGAGGCTCGTGCGAAGATCTCAGTATTGCAAGATGCCGGTAAAACGATGCAGGCACTGGTGGACGACGTGCTCGACATGGCTTCGTTGGACGGTGACGAAATCATCTTGGAGCGGGCGGCGTTCGACTTGCGCACAATGCTCGAGGATTGTGGCCAGCGATGGAAAGCGGTGGCAGCGAAGCGCGGCTTGACGTTCACGCTGGACTGCGCCGAATGTCCAGAGAAGCTGACCGGCGACGCTCGTCGCGTTGGTCAGATCGTCCACAACCTCCTCTCCAACGCAGTCAAGTTCACCTCCGAGGGAGGAGTCACGCTCACCGCCCGCAGCGCAAGCAACGGACGGGGCGTCGAGATCCTGGTCGTCGACACTGGCATCGGTATCGCCGCGGCTGAGCACGCACTTGTCTTCAGGAAGTTCTATCAGGTCGACGGCGGCACCAGCCGGGCTTATGGCGGGATAGGCGTAGGACTGGCGCTCGCGCGTGCCTTCGCCATAGCGATGGGTGGCAATCTTACGGTCGAAAGCTCGCTTGGCATGGGTGCCACGTTCCGTCTGCTCTTGCCCGGCGGCGAGCCCGACGCCGTGGCAGCGGTCGAACCTGCGTCATCACCGACCGGGCCGCAGCGGGTGTTGCTGGTCGAAGCTAACCCGCTATCGCGGGAAGTGACGCTTCACGCGCTTCGTCAGGCTGGATTTTCGGCAGATGCCGTAGTTTCGGCAGGCGCGGCACATGCGCATCTGGCGAGGGAAGTTACAGATCTGATGCTCGTCAACGCGGATCGAGCGATATCGGCGGATCTAGCCGCGCTGCTGGCCGCTGCGCGCAAATGGAAGGTCAGCGCTACCGTTCTACTCGATCCTGACGATGCCTTTGACACGCCTCCGGTCAATCTCGTGGGCACCCATCAGTTCCTTGCAAAACCCATCGCGATCAAGGAGCTCATCGAAAGGCTGCCGCTTACCGCCAGCCGCGATCCTGATAACCCCACTGCGCCTAGCAAATAG
- a CDS encoding TonB-dependent receptor domain-containing protein, with product MNRRLRLGLVASCSLLALPAHAQSAPSEADHKDAAPTATPAPKQAFTTGVAKGRDLLDSAISASSLDEEQIQKIGTRSIAEVLGNIPGIRAETAGTDGLTAVTIRGLPMAADGSKFLQIQEDGLPVLEFGDIHFASTTAFLRTDLSLSQVQAIRGGSASTFASNSPGGLVNFISKTGEEDGGTLQLSSGIGHEIGRADFNYGGHLSKTVRFNVGGFYRQGEGPRATGYDAFKGGQIKMNVTKTFGNGYIRVYGKYLDDREPNYAMVPVSVRGTNADPVYGTIPGFDPRNDTLASRYRSSALALDGNNNVTNVDLREGNRSKVASVGLEAQFDIAGWTFSDRMRYAGISGSYNESSSLALLPAAALAPTFAGLGSTLRYASGPKAGQAITNPSTLNGNGLLMYGLELHSDLEKLDNFTNDFRGSRVWNLGAGKLTTTAGFYASSQAMVQNLHFINDVYDVASGGNSAFVDVLTAGGVPVTQGGVLAYGVRGTAAYRRRYDLQYRVFAPYGSVNYQIGAVSIGGSLRYDFGKVSGTLYGADLGGGRVGTAPVDMNRDGTISLPERSVAVLPLSQPGQADYSYRYASYSVGVNYRIAEPLSVFARYSRGARATAERIYFSPAVNPASGALTDPAMAYGPVKQAEAGVKFRKNGVTLFATGFWASTTDKNLQIGADASGGTVVLQIDRDYSAKGVELEGLFEHGPLSLRLGATYTKAKIDADKADKTLVGNTPRHQPDLIFQATPQFEVKRFTIGTNLIGTTSSFAQDGNLLKQPGYTIVSPFVQVRLVKGLQLGLNVYNVFDKLAFVSVNSAAVPASGVATAQTLTGRMFTASVRFSF from the coding sequence ATGAATCGTCGCCTTCGGCTTGGACTTGTTGCGTCGTGCAGCTTGCTCGCCCTGCCTGCGCATGCGCAAAGCGCGCCGTCAGAAGCGGATCATAAGGACGCAGCTCCGACCGCGACGCCCGCCCCCAAGCAGGCGTTCACCACGGGCGTCGCCAAGGGACGCGACCTGCTAGACTCGGCGATTTCGGCGAGTTCGCTCGACGAGGAGCAGATCCAGAAGATCGGCACTCGCTCGATCGCGGAAGTGCTCGGCAACATACCGGGAATCCGTGCGGAGACCGCTGGCACCGACGGGCTGACCGCCGTGACGATCCGCGGCCTGCCGATGGCGGCGGACGGCTCCAAGTTCCTGCAGATCCAGGAAGACGGCCTGCCCGTCCTCGAATTCGGCGACATCCATTTCGCCTCGACCACCGCGTTCCTGCGTACCGATCTCAGCCTGTCCCAGGTTCAGGCGATCCGCGGCGGCTCCGCGTCGACCTTCGCATCGAACTCGCCGGGCGGCCTCGTCAACTTCATCTCGAAGACCGGCGAGGAAGACGGCGGCACGCTGCAGCTCTCGTCCGGCATCGGCCATGAGATCGGCCGTGCCGACTTCAACTATGGCGGCCATCTGAGCAAGACGGTGCGCTTCAACGTCGGCGGATTCTACCGCCAGGGCGAAGGCCCTCGCGCGACCGGTTACGATGCCTTCAAGGGCGGCCAGATCAAGATGAACGTCACCAAGACGTTCGGCAACGGCTATATCCGCGTCTACGGCAAGTATCTCGACGATCGCGAGCCGAACTATGCGATGGTGCCGGTGTCGGTGCGTGGCACCAATGCCGACCCCGTCTATGGCACGATCCCCGGCTTCGATCCGCGCAACGACACGCTTGCCTCGCGCTACCGGTCGTCCGCGCTTGCGCTCGACGGCAACAACAACGTGACCAATGTCGATCTCCGCGAGGGAAATCGCAGCAAGGTCGCCTCGGTCGGGCTGGAAGCCCAGTTTGATATCGCCGGTTGGACCTTCAGCGATCGCATGCGCTACGCAGGCATTTCGGGCAGCTACAACGAGAGCAGCTCGCTGGCGCTGCTGCCCGCCGCCGCCCTCGCCCCCACGTTCGCGGGCCTGGGTTCGACGCTGCGCTATGCGTCCGGCCCGAAGGCCGGCCAGGCCATCACCAACCCGTCGACGCTGAACGGCAACGGCCTGCTGATGTATGGCCTCGAGCTGCATTCGGACCTCGAAAAGCTCGACAACTTCACCAACGACTTCCGGGGGAGCCGCGTCTGGAATCTGGGCGCCGGCAAGCTCACCACCACCGCGGGCTTCTATGCCTCGTCCCAAGCGATGGTGCAGAACCTGCACTTCATCAACGACGTGTACGACGTTGCGAGCGGCGGCAACTCCGCCTTCGTGGATGTACTGACTGCCGGCGGCGTTCCGGTTACCCAGGGCGGCGTACTGGCCTACGGCGTTCGGGGCACTGCCGCCTATCGGCGCCGCTACGACCTGCAGTACCGCGTGTTCGCGCCCTATGGCTCGGTAAACTACCAGATCGGTGCGGTGTCGATCGGCGGCAGCCTGCGCTATGATTTCGGCAAGGTCAGCGGCACGCTCTATGGCGCCGATCTCGGCGGCGGCCGCGTCGGCACCGCTCCGGTCGACATGAACCGCGACGGCACCATCTCGCTGCCCGAGCGCAGCGTGGCGGTCCTGCCGCTGTCGCAGCCCGGCCAGGCCGATTACAGCTACAGATACGCTTCCTACTCGGTCGGCGTGAACTATCGCATCGCCGAGCCGCTCTCGGTATTCGCCCGTTACAGCCGCGGCGCGCGTGCAACCGCCGAACGCATCTACTTCTCGCCGGCAGTGAACCCCGCCTCGGGCGCGCTGACGGATCCGGCCATGGCCTATGGTCCGGTCAAGCAGGCAGAAGCGGGGGTGAAGTTCCGGAAGAACGGCGTGACGCTGTTTGCCACCGGCTTCTGGGCATCGACCACCGACAAGAACCTGCAGATCGGCGCCGACGCCAGCGGCGGAACCGTGGTGCTCCAGATTGACCGCGACTACAGCGCCAAGGGCGTCGAGCTCGAAGGCCTGTTCGAGCATGGCCCGCTCAGCCTGCGGCTGGGTGCCACCTACACCAAGGCCAAGATCGATGCGGACAAGGCGGACAAGACGCTGGTCGGCAACACCCCGCGCCACCAGCCGGACCTGATCTTCCAGGCGACTCCGCAGTTCGAGGTGAAGCGCTTCACCATCGGCACCAACCTGATCGGCACCACCAGCAGCTTCGCGCAGGACGGCAACCTGCTGAAGCAGCCGGGCTACACCATCGTCAGCCCGTTCGTGCAGGTCCGCCTGGTGAAGGGCCTGCAGCTCGGCCTCAACGTATACAACGTGTTCGACAAGCTCGCCTTCGTGTCGGTCAACTCTGCGGCGGTCCCGGCCTCGGGCGTCGCCACGGCGCAAACGCTGACCGGCCGGATGTTTACCGCATCCGTCCGATTCAGCTTCTGA
- a CDS encoding DUF6894 family protein, translating to MERFFFHLHDRVRLLEDNEGINCETLDEARMRAIATARDVMVGELRKGHLNLSWYILITDEQGNVAAHIPFREAVVVYDVAE from the coding sequence ATGGAGCGATTCTTCTTCCATCTTCACGACAGAGTACGCCTTCTAGAGGATAACGAAGGCATCAACTGCGAGACCCTCGATGAAGCAAGGATGCGTGCCATAGCCACCGCTCGGGACGTGATGGTCGGCGAATTACGAAAGGGCCACCTGAACCTCTCCTGGTACATCCTCATCACGGACGAACAGGGCAACGTCGCTGCGCACATTCCATTCAGAGAGGCGGTAGTGGTCTACGACGTAGCGGAGTAG
- a CDS encoding Crp/Fnr family transcriptional regulator has product MKSNSSHLQALIAKIERLARVNEEDISALQALPHRSETRIAHQYIVREGERPTECCLLVNGYAARSKLSAEGGRQIVSFHVSGDMLDLQHLFLERADHFVQAITDVKLVWIPMPALRHLISNRPTVGTAFWRDALIDASIFREWVLNVGRRDAKTRIAHMLCEFLVRSEAAGLGTVENMRLPFTQEQIGDATGLTSVHVNRMLRELTEEGLIRRSPGMLQVRNWPGFRRLAGFDPAYLHAAA; this is encoded by the coding sequence ATGAAGAGCAACTCTTCTCATTTACAGGCATTAATAGCCAAAATCGAACGTTTAGCTCGTGTTAATGAGGAGGACATCTCTGCTTTGCAAGCCCTTCCTCACCGGTCGGAGACCCGTATAGCTCACCAGTATATTGTGCGGGAGGGAGAGCGTCCTACAGAATGCTGCCTGCTGGTGAACGGCTATGCTGCGCGAAGTAAGCTCTCTGCGGAAGGTGGTCGGCAGATCGTTTCATTCCACGTCTCAGGCGACATGCTTGACCTGCAGCATCTGTTTCTAGAGCGCGCAGATCATTTTGTGCAGGCGATCACAGACGTAAAGCTTGTGTGGATCCCCATGCCCGCCCTGCGACACCTCATATCGAACCGCCCGACCGTCGGAACTGCGTTCTGGCGAGACGCATTGATAGACGCATCGATTTTTCGCGAGTGGGTACTGAATGTCGGGCGGCGCGATGCCAAGACGAGGATCGCTCACATGCTTTGCGAGTTCCTAGTTCGAAGCGAAGCTGCAGGTCTTGGAACCGTCGAGAATATGCGTCTACCCTTCACACAGGAGCAGATCGGTGATGCGACCGGCCTCACATCAGTGCACGTCAACCGCATGCTGAGGGAGCTTACGGAAGAGGGGCTCATTCGGCGCTCGCCGGGGATGCTACAAGTCCGCAATTGGCCCGGCTTCAGACGGTTAGCGGGGTTTGATCCAGCATACCTGCACGCAGCGGCATAG